A genome region from Paramisgurnus dabryanus chromosome 12, PD_genome_1.1, whole genome shotgun sequence includes the following:
- the ccr6a gene encoding C-C chemokine receptor type 6a — protein MNFNYSDYTQEDLQMLYDNSAEPCLGEKKRNVEQYLQLIIHPIICFVGFVGNSLVILTYALYKRTKSMTDVYLLNVALADILFVVALPLIIYSEQSNWAMGNWSCKLLRGVYSINLYSGMLLLACISGDRYLAIVQARRSFRLRSRTLIYSRLVCVVVWLLALILSLPTFIFYERYHPSPSEFISLYDNETFDTPTQYVCFFRFDSNSTARLIKTAVPSFQVGAGFFLPLLIMSICYTSVIITLLQAKNFQRHKAVRVVLTVVLVFLACHMPYNVALLYYTITMFTPQECSHGEAVELTMIITESLAYLHSCLNPLLYAFIGVNFRNHFRKILQDIWCMGKNYMSARRTSRVTSEMYLSTRRSVDGSNNEYGTSFTM, from the coding sequence ATGAATTTTAATTATTCTGACTACACTCAAGAAGATTTACAAATGCTATATGACAATTCTGCGGAACCATGTTTAGGGGAGAAGAAACGGAACGTAGAGCAGTACCTTCAGTTAATCATTCACCCCATCATTTGCTTTGTTGGTTTTGTCGGCAACAGCCTGGTGATTTTGACGTACGCCCTCTACAAGCGAACCAAGTCCATGACAGATGTATACCTGCTGAATGTGGCACTCGCTGACATCCTGTTTGTGGTCGCTCTGCCTTTGATCATCTACAGTGAGCAGAGCAACTGGGCCATGGGGAACTGGTCTTGTAAGCTGCTGCGTGGTGTTTACAGTATAAATCTGTACAGCGGCATGTTACTCTTGGCTTGCATTAGCGGAGATCGCTACCTTGCCATCGTGCAGGCCCGCAGGTCTTTCCGGCTGCGCTCTAGAACACTGATTTACAGCCGATTGGTCTGTGTAGTGGTCTGGTTACTGGCCCTGATCCTGTCCCTTCCCACCTTCATATTTTATGAACGTTATCATCCTTCCCCTTCAGAATTCATTAGCCTATACGATAATGAAACTTTTGATACACCGACACAATATGTGTGCTTTTTCAGATTCGATTCCAATTCAACGGCACGCTTAATAAAAACGGCAGTGCCCAGTTTTCAAGTGGGAGCTGGTTTCTTCCTACCCCTTCTGATCATGAGTATCTGTTATACCAGTGTCATCATCACTCTCCTTCAGGCTAAGAACTTTCAAAGACACAAAGCAGTGCGTGTAGTTCTCACTGTGGTCCTTGTGTTTTTGGCTtgccatatgccttacaatgtAGCGCTGTTATATTATACCATTACCATGTTTACTCCTCAGGAATGCAGTCATGGAGAGGCTGTAGAGTTGACCATGATTATAACAGAAAGCCTGGCCTACCTGCACTCTTGTCTTAACCCCCTGCTGTATGCCTTTATCGGGGTGAATTTCAGAAACCATTTCCGTAAGATCCTCCAAGACATCTGGTGCATGGGGAAGAACTACATGTCTGCACGGCGGACCTCACGTGTCACCTCTGAAATGTACCTTTCCACACGGCGGTCTGTTGATGGCTCTAACAATGAATATGGCACTTCATTTACAATGTGA
- the cep43 gene encoding centrosomal protein 43 isoform X5 has translation MTHTLKMSATEEDTELRDLLIQNLENSGVLNKIKAELRAAVFLALEEQDKVENKTPLVNENLKKSLNTKDGRLVAGLITDFLQVFNLDFTLAVFQPEINTLNGLDTRESLSKELGISESEVNRNTPLLLELVKRVRQKDKTSIFAEGDRATERTFPKELSSRQIADARKKFDSYDKNRSGRINRDAITAIFSDLFPQFSRNVLESFVNEDLGDKSKETSTTIDFQDFLGMYKSFFTQCRSVVTYESSDALYPSSKNIEDRIMSSFGSKAGDRRHDEALGSLKNVGSVQVSDGVLGDGWNAPTPLRGTVDFGLEVEDEGEDSFFDDPLPTPQKTYGCSSADKPYSGQRLSEKIYNQKDLSAIGIGKEGDGEDMLSDCDSEPRRGASGSISGKAFSTDALLRSTGGSISGESSKIDPASDKNGTSKDKGAKDIQALNENTASPLPDDIDYDDDFNSHRTENSKSEVSIDEEIEEVSIEGPDISDKLDESTQDVSVSQISLGADYMEDVA, from the exons ATGACACACACACTGAAGATGTCTGCTACAGAGGAGGACACGGAACTCAGAGATCTACTGATCCAAAACTTGGAGAACAgcggtgttttaaataaaattaag GCAGAGTTACGCGCTGCTGTTTTTCTTGCATTGGAGGAGCAGGACAAAGTTGAG aatAAAACTCCTCTTGTGAATGAAAACCTGAAAAAGTCCCTTAATACAAAGGATG GTCGCCTAGTAGCAGGTCTCATTACTGACTTCCTGCAAGTCTTCAATTTAGACTTCACTCTTGCTGTGTTTCAACCAGAAATCAACACg TTGAATGGGCTAGACACTCGAGAAAGTCTGTCTAAGGAGCTCGGCATCTCTGAGTCAGAGGTGAATCGAAACACCCCTCTCCTGCTGGAGCTGGTCAAGAGGGTCCGGCAAAAGGACAAAACATCAATTTTCGCAGAG GGAGACAGAGCGACGGAGAGAACTTTTCCCAAG GAATTGTCATCCCGTCAAATCGCTGATGCTCGTAAAAAATTTGACTCTTATGACAag AACCGAAGCGGTAGAATAAACAGAGATGCAATCACAGCCATTTTCTCAGATCTGTTCCCTCAGTTCAGCAG AAACGTGCTGGAAAGTTTTGTCAATGAGGACCTTGGAGACAAAAGCAAGGAGACAAGCACTA CTATAGACTTTCAGGACTTCCTAGGAATGTACAAATCCTTCTTCACACAGTGCCGAAGCGTG GTTACTTATGAAAGCAGTGATGCACTTTACCCCTCAAGTAAAAATATTGAGGATAGAATCATGTCGTCTTTCGGCAGCAAG GCTGGCGACAGAAGACATGATGAAGCACTTGGGTCTCTAAAAAACGTAGGGTCCGTTCAGGTGTCTGATGGGGTGCTAGGTGATGGGTGGAATGCTCCCACCCCACTTAGAGGTACAGTGGATTTTGGACTGGAGGTTGAGGATGAGGGAGAAGACTCATTTTTTGATGATCCTCTTCCCACACCTCAGAAGACCTATGGCTG CAGTTCAGCAGATAAGCCTTATTCAGGACAGCGGCTTTCTGAAAAAATCTATAATCAAAAAGA CCTGTCTGCTATAGGCATTGGTAAAGAGGGAGATGGAGAGGACATGCTTTCAGACTGTGACTCTGAACCCAG GAGAGGGGCCTCGGGCAGCATTTCAGGAAAAGCATTCTCCACGGATGCACTTTTAAGGAGCACGGGAGGATCCATCTCTGGCGAAAGCAGCAAGATAGATCCTGCATCCGACAAGAATG GTACTTCTAAAGATAAAGGTGCCAAAGATATTCAAGCACTAAATGAAAATACTGCATCTCCTTTGCCAG ATGACATTGACTATGATGATGACTTCAACAG TCATCGCACTGAAAACTCTAAGAGTGAAGTGAGCATCGATGAGGAGATTGAGGAAGTCTCAATAGAGGGGCCTGACATTAGTGATAAG CTTGATGAAAGCACTCAGGATGTAAGCGTCTCGCAGATAAGCTTGGGTGCCGACTACATGGAAGATGTTGCGTGA
- the cep43 gene encoding centrosomal protein 43 isoform X3 codes for MTHTLKMSATEEDTELRDLLIQNLENSGVLNKIKAELRAAVFLALEEQDKVENKTPLVNENLKKSLNTKDGRLVAGLITDFLQVFNLDFTLAVFQPEINTLNGLDTRESLSKELGISESEVNRNTPLLLELVKRVRQKDKTSIFAEGDRATERTFPKELSSRQIADARKKFDSYDKNRSGRINRDAITAIFSDLFPQFSRNVLESFVNEDLGDKSKETSTTIDFQDFLGMYKSFFTQCRSVVTYESSDALYPSSKNIEDRIMSSFGSKAGDRRHDEALGSLKNVGSVQVSDGVLGDGWNAPTPLRGTVDFGLEVEDEGEDSFFDDPLPTPQKTYGCSSADKPYSGQRLSEKIYNQKESQLWQREGSLPRRSFSQMRRGTSLNDLSAIGIGKEGDGEDMLSDCDSEPRRGASGSISGKAFSTDALLRSTGGSISGESSKIDPASDKNGTSKDKGAKDIQALNENTASPLPDDIDYDDDFNSHRTENSKSEVSIDEEIEEVSIEGPDISDKLDESTQDVSVSQISLGADYMEDVA; via the exons ATGACACACACACTGAAGATGTCTGCTACAGAGGAGGACACGGAACTCAGAGATCTACTGATCCAAAACTTGGAGAACAgcggtgttttaaataaaattaag GCAGAGTTACGCGCTGCTGTTTTTCTTGCATTGGAGGAGCAGGACAAAGTTGAG aatAAAACTCCTCTTGTGAATGAAAACCTGAAAAAGTCCCTTAATACAAAGGATG GTCGCCTAGTAGCAGGTCTCATTACTGACTTCCTGCAAGTCTTCAATTTAGACTTCACTCTTGCTGTGTTTCAACCAGAAATCAACACg TTGAATGGGCTAGACACTCGAGAAAGTCTGTCTAAGGAGCTCGGCATCTCTGAGTCAGAGGTGAATCGAAACACCCCTCTCCTGCTGGAGCTGGTCAAGAGGGTCCGGCAAAAGGACAAAACATCAATTTTCGCAGAG GGAGACAGAGCGACGGAGAGAACTTTTCCCAAG GAATTGTCATCCCGTCAAATCGCTGATGCTCGTAAAAAATTTGACTCTTATGACAag AACCGAAGCGGTAGAATAAACAGAGATGCAATCACAGCCATTTTCTCAGATCTGTTCCCTCAGTTCAGCAG AAACGTGCTGGAAAGTTTTGTCAATGAGGACCTTGGAGACAAAAGCAAGGAGACAAGCACTA CTATAGACTTTCAGGACTTCCTAGGAATGTACAAATCCTTCTTCACACAGTGCCGAAGCGTG GTTACTTATGAAAGCAGTGATGCACTTTACCCCTCAAGTAAAAATATTGAGGATAGAATCATGTCGTCTTTCGGCAGCAAG GCTGGCGACAGAAGACATGATGAAGCACTTGGGTCTCTAAAAAACGTAGGGTCCGTTCAGGTGTCTGATGGGGTGCTAGGTGATGGGTGGAATGCTCCCACCCCACTTAGAGGTACAGTGGATTTTGGACTGGAGGTTGAGGATGAGGGAGAAGACTCATTTTTTGATGATCCTCTTCCCACACCTCAGAAGACCTATGGCTG CAGTTCAGCAGATAAGCCTTATTCAGGACAGCGGCTTTCTGAAAAAATCTATAATCAAAAAGA AAGTCAACTCTGGCAGAGAGAAGGAAGCCTGCCAAGGCGATCCTTTTCCCAAATGAGGAGGGGCACTAGCCTCAATGA CCTGTCTGCTATAGGCATTGGTAAAGAGGGAGATGGAGAGGACATGCTTTCAGACTGTGACTCTGAACCCAG GAGAGGGGCCTCGGGCAGCATTTCAGGAAAAGCATTCTCCACGGATGCACTTTTAAGGAGCACGGGAGGATCCATCTCTGGCGAAAGCAGCAAGATAGATCCTGCATCCGACAAGAATG GTACTTCTAAAGATAAAGGTGCCAAAGATATTCAAGCACTAAATGAAAATACTGCATCTCCTTTGCCAG ATGACATTGACTATGATGATGACTTCAACAG TCATCGCACTGAAAACTCTAAGAGTGAAGTGAGCATCGATGAGGAGATTGAGGAAGTCTCAATAGAGGGGCCTGACATTAGTGATAAG CTTGATGAAAGCACTCAGGATGTAAGCGTCTCGCAGATAAGCTTGGGTGCCGACTACATGGAAGATGTTGCGTGA
- the cep43 gene encoding centrosomal protein 43 isoform X6, with translation MTHTLKMSATEEDTELRDLLIQNLENSGVLNKIKAELRAAVFLALEEQDKVENKTPLVNENLKKSLNTKDGRLVAGLITDFLQVFNLDFTLAVFQPEINTLNGLDTRESLSKELGISESEVNRNTPLLLELVKRVRQKDKTSIFAEGDRATERTFPKELSSRQIADARKKFDSYDKNRSGRINRDAITAIFSDLFPQFSRNVLESFVNEDLGDKSKETSTTIDFQDFLGMYKSFFTQCRSVVTYESSDALYPSSKNIEDRIMSSFGSKIPRYKGFKHGSAQELNADPKAGDRRHDEALGSLKNVGSVQVSDGVLGDGWNAPTPLRGTVDFGLEVEDEGEDSFFDDPLPTPQKTYGCSSADKPYSGQRLSEKIYNQKERGASGSISGKAFSTDALLRSTGGSISGESSKIDPASDKNGTSKDKGAKDIQALNENTASPLPDDIDYDDDFNSHRTENSKSEVSIDEEIEEVSIEGPDISDKLDESTQDVSVSQISLGADYMEDVA, from the exons ATGACACACACACTGAAGATGTCTGCTACAGAGGAGGACACGGAACTCAGAGATCTACTGATCCAAAACTTGGAGAACAgcggtgttttaaataaaattaag GCAGAGTTACGCGCTGCTGTTTTTCTTGCATTGGAGGAGCAGGACAAAGTTGAG aatAAAACTCCTCTTGTGAATGAAAACCTGAAAAAGTCCCTTAATACAAAGGATG GTCGCCTAGTAGCAGGTCTCATTACTGACTTCCTGCAAGTCTTCAATTTAGACTTCACTCTTGCTGTGTTTCAACCAGAAATCAACACg TTGAATGGGCTAGACACTCGAGAAAGTCTGTCTAAGGAGCTCGGCATCTCTGAGTCAGAGGTGAATCGAAACACCCCTCTCCTGCTGGAGCTGGTCAAGAGGGTCCGGCAAAAGGACAAAACATCAATTTTCGCAGAG GGAGACAGAGCGACGGAGAGAACTTTTCCCAAG GAATTGTCATCCCGTCAAATCGCTGATGCTCGTAAAAAATTTGACTCTTATGACAag AACCGAAGCGGTAGAATAAACAGAGATGCAATCACAGCCATTTTCTCAGATCTGTTCCCTCAGTTCAGCAG AAACGTGCTGGAAAGTTTTGTCAATGAGGACCTTGGAGACAAAAGCAAGGAGACAAGCACTA CTATAGACTTTCAGGACTTCCTAGGAATGTACAAATCCTTCTTCACACAGTGCCGAAGCGTG GTTACTTATGAAAGCAGTGATGCACTTTACCCCTCAAGTAAAAATATTGAGGATAGAATCATGTCGTCTTTCGGCAGCAAG ATACCCAGGTATAAAGGATTTAAACACGGTTCAGCACAGGAACTGAACGCTGACCCAAAG GCTGGCGACAGAAGACATGATGAAGCACTTGGGTCTCTAAAAAACGTAGGGTCCGTTCAGGTGTCTGATGGGGTGCTAGGTGATGGGTGGAATGCTCCCACCCCACTTAGAGGTACAGTGGATTTTGGACTGGAGGTTGAGGATGAGGGAGAAGACTCATTTTTTGATGATCCTCTTCCCACACCTCAGAAGACCTATGGCTG CAGTTCAGCAGATAAGCCTTATTCAGGACAGCGGCTTTCTGAAAAAATCTATAATCAAAAAGA GAGAGGGGCCTCGGGCAGCATTTCAGGAAAAGCATTCTCCACGGATGCACTTTTAAGGAGCACGGGAGGATCCATCTCTGGCGAAAGCAGCAAGATAGATCCTGCATCCGACAAGAATG GTACTTCTAAAGATAAAGGTGCCAAAGATATTCAAGCACTAAATGAAAATACTGCATCTCCTTTGCCAG ATGACATTGACTATGATGATGACTTCAACAG TCATCGCACTGAAAACTCTAAGAGTGAAGTGAGCATCGATGAGGAGATTGAGGAAGTCTCAATAGAGGGGCCTGACATTAGTGATAAG CTTGATGAAAGCACTCAGGATGTAAGCGTCTCGCAGATAAGCTTGGGTGCCGACTACATGGAAGATGTTGCGTGA
- the cep43 gene encoding centrosomal protein 43 isoform X4, which translates to MTHTLKMSATEEDTELRDLLIQNLENSGVLNKIKAELRAAVFLALEEQDKVENKTPLVNENLKKSLNTKDGRLVAGLITDFLQVFNLDFTLAVFQPEINTLNGLDTRESLSKELGISESEVNRNTPLLLELVKRVRQKDKTSIFAEGDRATERTFPKELSSRQIADARKKFDSYDKNRSGRINRDAITAIFSDLFPQFSRNVLESFVNEDLGDKSKETSTTIDFQDFLGMYKSFFTQCRSVVTYESSDALYPSSKNIEDRIMSSFGSKIPRYKGFKHGSAQELNADPKAGDRRHDEALGSLKNVGSVQVSDGVLGDGWNAPTPLRGTVDFGLEVEDEGEDSFFDDPLPTPQKTYGCSSADKPYSGQRLSEKIYNQKDLSAIGIGKEGDGEDMLSDCDSEPRRGASGSISGKAFSTDALLRSTGGSISGESSKIDPASDKNGTSKDKGAKDIQALNENTASPLPDDIDYDDDFNSHRTENSKSEVSIDEEIEEVSIEGPDISDKLDESTQDVSVSQISLGADYMEDVA; encoded by the exons ATGACACACACACTGAAGATGTCTGCTACAGAGGAGGACACGGAACTCAGAGATCTACTGATCCAAAACTTGGAGAACAgcggtgttttaaataaaattaag GCAGAGTTACGCGCTGCTGTTTTTCTTGCATTGGAGGAGCAGGACAAAGTTGAG aatAAAACTCCTCTTGTGAATGAAAACCTGAAAAAGTCCCTTAATACAAAGGATG GTCGCCTAGTAGCAGGTCTCATTACTGACTTCCTGCAAGTCTTCAATTTAGACTTCACTCTTGCTGTGTTTCAACCAGAAATCAACACg TTGAATGGGCTAGACACTCGAGAAAGTCTGTCTAAGGAGCTCGGCATCTCTGAGTCAGAGGTGAATCGAAACACCCCTCTCCTGCTGGAGCTGGTCAAGAGGGTCCGGCAAAAGGACAAAACATCAATTTTCGCAGAG GGAGACAGAGCGACGGAGAGAACTTTTCCCAAG GAATTGTCATCCCGTCAAATCGCTGATGCTCGTAAAAAATTTGACTCTTATGACAag AACCGAAGCGGTAGAATAAACAGAGATGCAATCACAGCCATTTTCTCAGATCTGTTCCCTCAGTTCAGCAG AAACGTGCTGGAAAGTTTTGTCAATGAGGACCTTGGAGACAAAAGCAAGGAGACAAGCACTA CTATAGACTTTCAGGACTTCCTAGGAATGTACAAATCCTTCTTCACACAGTGCCGAAGCGTG GTTACTTATGAAAGCAGTGATGCACTTTACCCCTCAAGTAAAAATATTGAGGATAGAATCATGTCGTCTTTCGGCAGCAAG ATACCCAGGTATAAAGGATTTAAACACGGTTCAGCACAGGAACTGAACGCTGACCCAAAG GCTGGCGACAGAAGACATGATGAAGCACTTGGGTCTCTAAAAAACGTAGGGTCCGTTCAGGTGTCTGATGGGGTGCTAGGTGATGGGTGGAATGCTCCCACCCCACTTAGAGGTACAGTGGATTTTGGACTGGAGGTTGAGGATGAGGGAGAAGACTCATTTTTTGATGATCCTCTTCCCACACCTCAGAAGACCTATGGCTG CAGTTCAGCAGATAAGCCTTATTCAGGACAGCGGCTTTCTGAAAAAATCTATAATCAAAAAGA CCTGTCTGCTATAGGCATTGGTAAAGAGGGAGATGGAGAGGACATGCTTTCAGACTGTGACTCTGAACCCAG GAGAGGGGCCTCGGGCAGCATTTCAGGAAAAGCATTCTCCACGGATGCACTTTTAAGGAGCACGGGAGGATCCATCTCTGGCGAAAGCAGCAAGATAGATCCTGCATCCGACAAGAATG GTACTTCTAAAGATAAAGGTGCCAAAGATATTCAAGCACTAAATGAAAATACTGCATCTCCTTTGCCAG ATGACATTGACTATGATGATGACTTCAACAG TCATCGCACTGAAAACTCTAAGAGTGAAGTGAGCATCGATGAGGAGATTGAGGAAGTCTCAATAGAGGGGCCTGACATTAGTGATAAG CTTGATGAAAGCACTCAGGATGTAAGCGTCTCGCAGATAAGCTTGGGTGCCGACTACATGGAAGATGTTGCGTGA
- the cep43 gene encoding centrosomal protein 43 isoform X2 — protein MTHTLKMSATEEDTELRDLLIQNLENSGVLNKIKAELRAAVFLALEEQDKVENKTPLVNENLKKSLNTKDGRLVAGLITDFLQVFNLDFTLAVFQPEINTLNGLDTRESLSKELGISESEVNRNTPLLLELVKRVRQKDKTSIFAEGDRATERTFPKELSSRQIADARKKFDSYDKNRSGRINRDAITAIFSDLFPQFSRNVLESFVNEDLGDKSKETSTTIDFQDFLGMYKSFFTQCRSVVTYESSDALYPSSKNIEDRIMSSFGSKIPRYKGFKHGSAQELNADPKAGDRRHDEALGSLKNVGSVQVSDGVLGDGWNAPTPLRGTVDFGLEVEDEGEDSFFDDPLPTPQKTYGCSSADKPYSGQRLSEKIYNQKDQLWQREGSLPRRSFSQMRRGTSLNDLSAIGIGKEGDGEDMLSDCDSEPRRGASGSISGKAFSTDALLRSTGGSISGESSKIDPASDKNGTSKDKGAKDIQALNENTASPLPDDIDYDDDFNSHRTENSKSEVSIDEEIEEVSIEGPDISDKLDESTQDVSVSQISLGADYMEDVA, from the exons ATGACACACACACTGAAGATGTCTGCTACAGAGGAGGACACGGAACTCAGAGATCTACTGATCCAAAACTTGGAGAACAgcggtgttttaaataaaattaag GCAGAGTTACGCGCTGCTGTTTTTCTTGCATTGGAGGAGCAGGACAAAGTTGAG aatAAAACTCCTCTTGTGAATGAAAACCTGAAAAAGTCCCTTAATACAAAGGATG GTCGCCTAGTAGCAGGTCTCATTACTGACTTCCTGCAAGTCTTCAATTTAGACTTCACTCTTGCTGTGTTTCAACCAGAAATCAACACg TTGAATGGGCTAGACACTCGAGAAAGTCTGTCTAAGGAGCTCGGCATCTCTGAGTCAGAGGTGAATCGAAACACCCCTCTCCTGCTGGAGCTGGTCAAGAGGGTCCGGCAAAAGGACAAAACATCAATTTTCGCAGAG GGAGACAGAGCGACGGAGAGAACTTTTCCCAAG GAATTGTCATCCCGTCAAATCGCTGATGCTCGTAAAAAATTTGACTCTTATGACAag AACCGAAGCGGTAGAATAAACAGAGATGCAATCACAGCCATTTTCTCAGATCTGTTCCCTCAGTTCAGCAG AAACGTGCTGGAAAGTTTTGTCAATGAGGACCTTGGAGACAAAAGCAAGGAGACAAGCACTA CTATAGACTTTCAGGACTTCCTAGGAATGTACAAATCCTTCTTCACACAGTGCCGAAGCGTG GTTACTTATGAAAGCAGTGATGCACTTTACCCCTCAAGTAAAAATATTGAGGATAGAATCATGTCGTCTTTCGGCAGCAAG ATACCCAGGTATAAAGGATTTAAACACGGTTCAGCACAGGAACTGAACGCTGACCCAAAG GCTGGCGACAGAAGACATGATGAAGCACTTGGGTCTCTAAAAAACGTAGGGTCCGTTCAGGTGTCTGATGGGGTGCTAGGTGATGGGTGGAATGCTCCCACCCCACTTAGAGGTACAGTGGATTTTGGACTGGAGGTTGAGGATGAGGGAGAAGACTCATTTTTTGATGATCCTCTTCCCACACCTCAGAAGACCTATGGCTG CAGTTCAGCAGATAAGCCTTATTCAGGACAGCGGCTTTCTGAAAAAATCTATAATCAAAAAGA TCAACTCTGGCAGAGAGAAGGAAGCCTGCCAAGGCGATCCTTTTCCCAAATGAGGAGGGGCACTAGCCTCAATGA CCTGTCTGCTATAGGCATTGGTAAAGAGGGAGATGGAGAGGACATGCTTTCAGACTGTGACTCTGAACCCAG GAGAGGGGCCTCGGGCAGCATTTCAGGAAAAGCATTCTCCACGGATGCACTTTTAAGGAGCACGGGAGGATCCATCTCTGGCGAAAGCAGCAAGATAGATCCTGCATCCGACAAGAATG GTACTTCTAAAGATAAAGGTGCCAAAGATATTCAAGCACTAAATGAAAATACTGCATCTCCTTTGCCAG ATGACATTGACTATGATGATGACTTCAACAG TCATCGCACTGAAAACTCTAAGAGTGAAGTGAGCATCGATGAGGAGATTGAGGAAGTCTCAATAGAGGGGCCTGACATTAGTGATAAG CTTGATGAAAGCACTCAGGATGTAAGCGTCTCGCAGATAAGCTTGGGTGCCGACTACATGGAAGATGTTGCGTGA
- the cep43 gene encoding centrosomal protein 43 isoform X1, with the protein MTHTLKMSATEEDTELRDLLIQNLENSGVLNKIKAELRAAVFLALEEQDKVENKTPLVNENLKKSLNTKDGRLVAGLITDFLQVFNLDFTLAVFQPEINTLNGLDTRESLSKELGISESEVNRNTPLLLELVKRVRQKDKTSIFAEGDRATERTFPKELSSRQIADARKKFDSYDKNRSGRINRDAITAIFSDLFPQFSRNVLESFVNEDLGDKSKETSTTIDFQDFLGMYKSFFTQCRSVVTYESSDALYPSSKNIEDRIMSSFGSKIPRYKGFKHGSAQELNADPKAGDRRHDEALGSLKNVGSVQVSDGVLGDGWNAPTPLRGTVDFGLEVEDEGEDSFFDDPLPTPQKTYGCSSADKPYSGQRLSEKIYNQKESQLWQREGSLPRRSFSQMRRGTSLNDLSAIGIGKEGDGEDMLSDCDSEPRRGASGSISGKAFSTDALLRSTGGSISGESSKIDPASDKNGTSKDKGAKDIQALNENTASPLPDDIDYDDDFNSHRTENSKSEVSIDEEIEEVSIEGPDISDKLDESTQDVSVSQISLGADYMEDVA; encoded by the exons ATGACACACACACTGAAGATGTCTGCTACAGAGGAGGACACGGAACTCAGAGATCTACTGATCCAAAACTTGGAGAACAgcggtgttttaaataaaattaag GCAGAGTTACGCGCTGCTGTTTTTCTTGCATTGGAGGAGCAGGACAAAGTTGAG aatAAAACTCCTCTTGTGAATGAAAACCTGAAAAAGTCCCTTAATACAAAGGATG GTCGCCTAGTAGCAGGTCTCATTACTGACTTCCTGCAAGTCTTCAATTTAGACTTCACTCTTGCTGTGTTTCAACCAGAAATCAACACg TTGAATGGGCTAGACACTCGAGAAAGTCTGTCTAAGGAGCTCGGCATCTCTGAGTCAGAGGTGAATCGAAACACCCCTCTCCTGCTGGAGCTGGTCAAGAGGGTCCGGCAAAAGGACAAAACATCAATTTTCGCAGAG GGAGACAGAGCGACGGAGAGAACTTTTCCCAAG GAATTGTCATCCCGTCAAATCGCTGATGCTCGTAAAAAATTTGACTCTTATGACAag AACCGAAGCGGTAGAATAAACAGAGATGCAATCACAGCCATTTTCTCAGATCTGTTCCCTCAGTTCAGCAG AAACGTGCTGGAAAGTTTTGTCAATGAGGACCTTGGAGACAAAAGCAAGGAGACAAGCACTA CTATAGACTTTCAGGACTTCCTAGGAATGTACAAATCCTTCTTCACACAGTGCCGAAGCGTG GTTACTTATGAAAGCAGTGATGCACTTTACCCCTCAAGTAAAAATATTGAGGATAGAATCATGTCGTCTTTCGGCAGCAAG ATACCCAGGTATAAAGGATTTAAACACGGTTCAGCACAGGAACTGAACGCTGACCCAAAG GCTGGCGACAGAAGACATGATGAAGCACTTGGGTCTCTAAAAAACGTAGGGTCCGTTCAGGTGTCTGATGGGGTGCTAGGTGATGGGTGGAATGCTCCCACCCCACTTAGAGGTACAGTGGATTTTGGACTGGAGGTTGAGGATGAGGGAGAAGACTCATTTTTTGATGATCCTCTTCCCACACCTCAGAAGACCTATGGCTG CAGTTCAGCAGATAAGCCTTATTCAGGACAGCGGCTTTCTGAAAAAATCTATAATCAAAAAGA AAGTCAACTCTGGCAGAGAGAAGGAAGCCTGCCAAGGCGATCCTTTTCCCAAATGAGGAGGGGCACTAGCCTCAATGA CCTGTCTGCTATAGGCATTGGTAAAGAGGGAGATGGAGAGGACATGCTTTCAGACTGTGACTCTGAACCCAG GAGAGGGGCCTCGGGCAGCATTTCAGGAAAAGCATTCTCCACGGATGCACTTTTAAGGAGCACGGGAGGATCCATCTCTGGCGAAAGCAGCAAGATAGATCCTGCATCCGACAAGAATG GTACTTCTAAAGATAAAGGTGCCAAAGATATTCAAGCACTAAATGAAAATACTGCATCTCCTTTGCCAG ATGACATTGACTATGATGATGACTTCAACAG TCATCGCACTGAAAACTCTAAGAGTGAAGTGAGCATCGATGAGGAGATTGAGGAAGTCTCAATAGAGGGGCCTGACATTAGTGATAAG CTTGATGAAAGCACTCAGGATGTAAGCGTCTCGCAGATAAGCTTGGGTGCCGACTACATGGAAGATGTTGCGTGA